Proteins encoded in a region of the Bacteroidota bacterium genome:
- a CDS encoding T9SS type A sorting domain-containing protein, which translates to MRALRSLLAPSLCLLLFGGVLAVPLQAQVLTSLYSARSPNSQNDGFFGSVVVAAGDVDDDGVPDFVVGAPDEQGARGRVYLLSGVNGSVIRTVASRTNASNSFFGRSLAVTGDMNTDGVPDLIVGSNDPAAGQAIAGVVYLVSGSDGSTLRTLTSPNAQANGFFGFAVAAPGDLNGDGFEDHVVAASDEDLTIGGTPREDIGALYAFSGADGALLWTSTADLDQAFTYLSRVEAAADLTGDGVPDLLASAPNADVGSITDAGRAFVIDGADGAVVHTLTSGNAQADGVFGISLAALGDVTGDGVPDVAVGAPFEGVNGSIRDGTVSFFNGATGARIGTYAEEERQAERFYGWDIQNVGDYDDDGVDDVGISALRQFNRFEFLPPPLTAPFSGAVFITSGATIGQDFATDLAEVYPSLPDFPTTFEWRFGQSFATLGDINGDGLNEIAVGAPTQGANIGFVGVLDGARVQALTGEGAEAKAETVVGNDGTYSFDGTAVTLVLDLVAAEPEGGERTAGGGANVVVTRYRTAPLDAAEIPEQEVAPYRWTIIPERDLRLVAAASEVRFNVDDIPMPGIVDPAGIVVYRRQYVGGGDFEPLTTTYDADAGEIVATGFTRLGEFVFASDTNPLPTEGAPNEAALDVQVYPNPAAAATTVAVTLPEAADVHTAIHDLLGRRVATLHDGLLAAGTHPLALDAARLPAGVYLVRSVTPTVTLARRFTVVR; encoded by the coding sequence ATGCGCGCACTCCGTTCGCTTCTTGCCCCGTCGCTCTGTCTACTACTGTTCGGCGGCGTGCTCGCCGTTCCGCTTCAGGCGCAGGTGCTCACCTCGCTCTATTCCGCCCGAAGCCCAAACAGCCAGAACGACGGCTTCTTCGGTTCGGTCGTGGTTGCGGCAGGAGATGTCGATGACGACGGGGTCCCCGACTTTGTCGTGGGGGCGCCCGACGAGCAGGGGGCCCGAGGCCGGGTATACCTCTTGAGCGGAGTCAACGGGAGCGTGATCCGAACTGTCGCCTCGCGCACGAACGCGTCGAATAGCTTCTTCGGTCGCTCGCTAGCGGTCACAGGCGACATGAACACCGACGGCGTGCCGGATCTCATCGTCGGTAGCAACGACCCCGCAGCCGGGCAGGCCATCGCCGGTGTGGTCTACCTCGTGAGCGGGAGCGACGGGTCCACGCTTCGCACGCTCACCTCGCCGAACGCCCAGGCAAACGGCTTCTTCGGGTTTGCCGTGGCGGCCCCAGGCGATCTCAACGGCGACGGCTTCGAAGACCACGTCGTTGCCGCCAGCGACGAAGATCTGACCATCGGTGGGACGCCGCGTGAGGACATCGGCGCGCTCTATGCCTTCAGCGGAGCCGACGGGGCCCTGCTCTGGACCTCCACGGCCGACCTCGACCAAGCGTTCACCTATCTGAGCCGCGTCGAGGCGGCCGCCGACCTAACGGGTGACGGCGTTCCCGACCTCCTCGCCAGTGCGCCCAATGCCGACGTGGGCAGCATAACCGACGCCGGTCGGGCGTTCGTGATCGACGGTGCCGACGGCGCGGTGGTGCACACCTTGACGTCCGGCAACGCCCAGGCAGACGGTGTCTTCGGTATCAGCCTCGCCGCGCTGGGCGACGTGACGGGTGATGGCGTGCCCGATGTGGCCGTGGGCGCCCCGTTCGAGGGCGTCAACGGCAGCATCCGCGACGGGACGGTCTCGTTCTTCAACGGCGCGACCGGCGCACGCATCGGTACTTACGCTGAGGAGGAGCGGCAGGCCGAGCGCTTCTACGGCTGGGACATCCAGAACGTCGGCGACTACGACGATGACGGTGTCGACGATGTCGGGATTTCGGCGCTCCGGCAGTTCAACCGCTTCGAGTTTCTCCCGCCGCCGCTGACGGCGCCGTTCTCGGGCGCGGTCTTCATCACCAGCGGCGCCACCATCGGCCAGGACTTCGCGACGGACCTCGCCGAAGTCTATCCGAGCCTTCCCGACTTCCCCACGACGTTCGAGTGGCGCTTCGGCCAGTCCTTCGCGACCCTGGGCGACATCAACGGAGACGGCCTCAACGAGATCGCGGTTGGAGCCCCTACGCAAGGCGCCAACATCGGGTTTGTCGGGGTGCTGGACGGGGCGCGCGTTCAGGCGTTGACGGGGGAGGGCGCCGAGGCGAAGGCCGAGACAGTGGTTGGCAACGATGGCACCTATTCGTTCGATGGGACGGCGGTCACGCTCGTGCTGGACCTCGTCGCGGCGGAACCGGAGGGCGGCGAACGGACAGCGGGAGGTGGGGCGAACGTCGTCGTGACGCGCTATCGCACCGCACCGCTCGATGCCGCGGAGATTCCAGAGCAGGAGGTCGCGCCGTACCGCTGGACGATCATTCCCGAGCGCGACCTGCGCCTTGTGGCTGCGGCGAGCGAGGTGCGCTTCAACGTCGATGACATCCCCATGCCGGGCATCGTCGACCCCGCAGGCATTGTCGTCTACCGCCGCCAATACGTTGGGGGCGGCGACTTCGAGCCGCTGACGACGACCTACGACGCGGACGCGGGCGAGATCGTAGCGACGGGCTTCACCCGACTCGGCGAGTTCGTGTTTGCGAGCGACACCAATCCGTTGCCCACCGAGGGCGCGCCCAACGAGGCTGCGCTCGACGTGCAGGTCTACCCGAACCCGGCCGCCGCCGCGACTACGGTGGCTGTGACGTTGCCAGAGGCCGCGGACGTGCACACCGCCATCCATGACCTGCTCGGCCGCCGCGTGGCGACGCTCCATGACGGCCTCCTCGCCGCAGGGACGCATCCGCTCGCGCTCGATGCGGCGCGGTTGCCTGCTGGGGTCTACCTTGTCCGCTCGGTCACACCCACGGTCACGCTAGCGCGGAGGTTCACGGTCGTGCGATGA